From the Equus asinus isolate D_3611 breed Donkey chromosome 9, EquAss-T2T_v2, whole genome shotgun sequence genome, the window GGTGCCTGAGCTCTGGGCGCCTCCCGAGCAGAGCCGGCCGGCCACCGCGGACTTCCCGCCTGCAGCATCCCCCGCAGCGGGCTCTTGCCCTGGGACCCGGGGCGCCTGTCGGTGTGAGGCATCCTCATCCTCATGCACCTTCCTTCCCTCGCAGGACAGCCCAGGATTAGGAGGACCCGGGGGCTCCCGTCGTGAGCATCCACTGGGGACTAGCACAGTTGCGCACTTTTTCTCGTGAGGCGCTCCCCCTTCATCCCTGGGCTCCGACACACCGAGGTGATCCTGGCTCTCCTTGGCCTTACCTCTTTTTCTCTCCGCCTCCTCTTCTCGATCATCTTTTTCACCCCTCCTTCTATTCTTCAGAATTTTGGCCTCATCAGTCAACTTAGCTTCTCCTCTCTGGAGTAGTGCCACGATACGGGTTCTCtttccactccctcctcccccgaGTCCGGTGCTCTTCTCCCCTCAAACACTGGTAATTCCATCTATAAACCCTGATTTATAACATGGAAGATGTTTAGAGCTGGAAAGAGCACTAGAGATGCCCGTTTCAACCATCTTCATTTCGTAGATGAATAGTGAGTCTCAGAAAACTTGTATGGTTTGTCTGTCCAGGGTTGCACAGCTACTTAGTGGCGATGTTGGGAATGGGAAGCCAGATCTaatcagcaaatgtttgttgagcgTCTGCAGGATCGTTTcaggacaaaaaaagaatatgaaacatTGTTAAAGTTCAGATCGGACAACATTTATGGAACACCTGACAAGACCAATCACTGTTAGGTGTGCAAAGATTAGTAAGAGTGGTCCCCGTTCTAGAGGAGTTTTCAGTTCATCGGGATTTGAAATGGAAATGTTCAAAAGAATGATAAACGCTGAAATAGAGATTTTTGCAGGGTGCTGAGAGCTCGGGGAGTTGCACTTAGCCCAGCTCTGGGTGGGAGTCTGGGGGATGGCTCCTCCCTCAGGAAGCACAGCTGTATCTTGCAGGACCCTTTTAAAGACCTCTGCATTGCGGCTGTCTCCACCGGAAGCACAGCTCACTTCCTGTTCTGCTTGCATTCTTTCCTTTTGCTAAAGTGTGTTGACTTTGTTACCTGttgctttctttattattattattattactatttgttatttcttcagctctttctcccttGAAAGTTTTGGATTAGTTTAGTGCTTCTTCTTATTTTAATAGACAGGGTGATGAAGTCAGAAGAGCTGGATAGGTCCCCGTAACTCATGGGCTCCCTTTTTCTCTTCACTACAGTGGACAGGATTGCCTGCCACGACTACTCAGAGGATTGTTACAAGGATCAATcttggaaaatgttttaaagctgTAAACAATGGTTATCTGTAAATGTGTGGTTTACCAACCTTCACTGTGattgtttgcatttttctcttttaattctgattaATTCCAATTTTAAAACACCCTGCACCCTCTCACAATTTGTAAGAGGAAGTAAACCCTAACATGAAAAAATTAACTGGATGTTAGTTTTCTTCCTGTCTCAGTGACTATATATCTAGGACAATTATATATCTTAGAGGTCTTCAGTTTTGTAGAAGCAATTTTAGGTACAATAATGGAATTTCTCTTGAAATTCAGTGCAGGTCTACAGGAAAGTGTCAGCAATGACTTTActgaaaactcattttaaaacaatagtaaaTTATTGAATAACAGGTGTGCTTATCATCTGTGCAAGAGTTAGCATTGATTGAGTTCATGTCTTGACGATCTACATTTGAAGAATAATCAGTAATTCTTATTTCATAATACTTATTATAAAGATCAAGATCCAAAATTTATACTTTGATCCTAATGTCCTCAAGATGCTAAAGAAGCCAATCTATAATCTCTACACTTTAATTTTCATCAAAACCTGCATTAAGTTGCTAACACTTGATctgaacaaaaactgagaaataaataaatcttcagTTCATCATAATCAAGGTTTCATAAAGCTCTTCACTCGCCAGGAATCATGGGTATTGTAGGTGCTAAGAGACTAGAATACAGTGTGActtctatattttcttaaattcaaaCTGAGAGCCATTATAAACATAGCATGTTAGAAAATGAACCTCAGGTAAGAGGTTAAAGTTTTTACTTGAAAGTTTACTTTCATAGCCTGACCTTTTATCCATCTGGCAATATTTGGGAATAGGAAAGGGTAACTAAAATTTGTTGGACCCTAGTGATGGAGGTGAGAATGTTGTTGGATTTCATTTGGTCTTCAAGAGGATCCTGTGAGATTAATGGTGGAATCCCCATGTTTTGAGTGACACTGTGGGTTCGAGAGGTTATGGTGACACTTGAACTCGTGCCCAGGTTCCTCCACCTCTGAACGTCGTATGCTTTCTATTATGTATAGGTGCTTATTAGAGCACTGTTTGCATACTTGCTTGAAAATGATTATTTTGTGTACTTTCACCTAAGTtggtataatatttttaattttttcctttcaggttTTTTAACATCCAAATTCCAAGAATATACTGGATACCAGTCTTATAAAACTAAGAGGAAATCATcaagaaatgttttaattattgaaaCTACGGTTGAAATCATGGCTACATCAGCAAATCTGGATGTTGGAGCCCGGCTGATAGTGGAGGAATGTCCCGCCAGTTACAATCTAACTGGCGTGCCAGACGTCAAAAGAGAACAGCCGCTGGATGCGAGTGCAGAAGAAGGATCCGCGCAGGGTGTTGCCATGGGAATGAAGTTTATATTGCCTAACCGATTCGATATGAACGTGTGTTCTCGATTCGTGAAGTCCTTAAACGAGGAGGATAGTAAAAATATTCAAGATCAGGTTAACTCTGACCTGGAGGTGGCATCTGTCCTCTTTAAAGGTTGAAAATTATGGTATAAATATCTgcctttgtttggtttttgtttatttggggttcCCCCCCCCCTTTTTGATCATGGGATTTTGAGTTTGGGAAAGAGTTTGGAAGTCATCTTTTAATATGATTTTTCTGGAATCtcacagaaacaaaaattaaataatttcatgttatgtataaTGTCCATAAGtgcatgttgatttttttttaatttcttgcttAACCTTTGTTTGTTTACAAATTCCCTAGTAAAGTTCCTTATCCTACCTTTTAAAATCATAGgaggaaaaaattatttgtgcCTTGTAGGAACGCATCAGCTTGACATTCCCTATTCCATGAATATTTGGTTAGCATTAGCTTCCTATTGTTTAATGCAGTGAAATCTGTCAACGTATTGTAGATTTACTTTTATAACAATCTATTGAATAAAACCACTAATCGCAGAATAAAACTGCTCAAGATTAATAGATTTTTTCTGGAACTTTCACTATGATAGTACAGACTTGAGAAACAGTTGAGGATATTATAcctcaagtatttcttttttaatgtaaacattgATATAGAACTTTGAAATGCTTTGtcattaaaatattgttttaatatgtttacatttattttcctcaGCTGAGTGCAATATCCACACGTCTCCTTCTCCGGGAATCCAAGTGAGGCACGTCTACACTCCCTCCACAACCAAGCACTTCTCCCCCATCAAACAGTCGACTACTTTAACCAACAAACACAGAGGAAACGAGGTCTCCACCACGCCTCTGTTAGCAAATTGTGAGTATTTTCCACTGATGTATTAAAAAATTCTTGATACCAGTATAATGGTTTCAAGAGTTTGGCTCTGAAACATTATTTTCATTAACTGCATATCTATTTTGGAAAACTTAAGTGATACCCTGGTAGTtttagtaatttaaaacattttcacatgTTACTGCATGTTCACATATTTCCTGTTTTATGtttctctgttgagaacaaaTACAGGTTGAAATATTAATTCTTAAAACCTCTGTAGTTTTTCTATAAAACACAGTGAGTTATTCTGGACTTTGTGCAGAGTAAGACATTGTAAGCGTTTTTGTGTCTTGGGGTGCAAAGCTTCACACCTCATTTATAAACTAGATCACTGATAAACAAGTGATTGTGTAAAAGCTAAGTGGTTTCTACTGTAATTTTGAGTTTGAATATAGTATGAATAAGAAACtaccttttttaaaactttgaatccacaatttttttaaaaatgtagaatcattctagaagaaatgaaatgaaatttttctgaataaactagaaaatattCTATATAGTATGGGTATGTTAATGAGAGAAAAAAGTTAGCAATATGATGTTAGGagctatatttgaaaatataatgtaaatgcATCTGTATTCTAAAGCACAGGGAAATATTTGTCTTTACTTCAAAAATACTATATCCCTCCTAATTTTGAATCACATGCTGGAGCAGTTAAGCCAGGAAGAGTCTGTGACTCTTACCCAGCTATTAACCATTTCTGTATTCCTTATATAAATTTGCCTGTGTCTTCCAGTTGCTTTCCTTTCCGTATGAAGGCCACCAAGTCATATCGCTGAAGGCAAGGATCAAGTGATATGAATCTTTCAGATGAACTCTCATAGAACAATGCCTCTTTgcctttgctttaaaataaagatagtgTCTTAAAATATTCCAACCATAAAATTTTTGAGCTGAAAAGAAACACCTAGAGATCATATGGTTCACATCCCTCGTATTACAGACAAATGTTTACTCggttatccaaggtcacacagctagttaggcCCAACTAGGTCTGCACTCAAGAGTTTACTCTCAAGGCCAGTTTTCCATTTACTACCTCACTGCTCCTAAAGTTAGGAAAAACCCATGGAGTCTTGAAATAATGATATTTGGGGCTTCATTGGATTCAGTCAATAAAAAGACAGGTGTGTCTTTGTGTCTTTTGGACCCAGCTTCCTTATATGTTTGGATACAgtgatagcattttaaaaattaagcgtCTAAACCATTTCTGTGATTGATAAGATCAATAACAATTTGCATTGTTAATAATTGATCATCACAGTTTGCATATTCATTGATAATAACACTTTGCAGATGTCAGAAGTACCTTAAACATGTAAGAGTCAATTTTCAGATACTGAATGGCTACTTGTAAAGTTAGGGTATATTTGAAGTCGTATTTTTTTAAACGATAAAATGATAGTTTTTGTTTTGGAAGAAGAAAGTGCCGCACAAACATGAACGATGAGGTGATGGCGGTGTGCCCTACAGAAACACATGAGGCTTTATGGTGTTGTTTCAGCTTTATCTGTTCACCAGTTGGCTGCTCAGGGAGAGATGCTCTACCTGGCTACCCGTATTGAGCAAGGTAACAgcctatttaaaaaatgtatttaaaacaaaCTTAATAGGATTTCTtagatttgttattattttaacacAGGAAagtataaagacaaaaaaaatagttGCATAATCTCACCAAGAAGACAACCCAAtagatagtttaaaaaaaaaagaactgtagattataaaaattatagtttCCCTTACCACCCTAGCCTTTTCCCCAAAAGCAAGAATTATaagtttcttatttttagaaaacttttctAGAAGACGTTTCTGTTTCTATTTGGGGTTATGCGTGAGAATACGTATGTGCTTTTTGTTATTTACATAAGAGGGAGAATATACACCCTGCATTGCactttacttttttcacttaatattttggaaattttcccaTATAAGCACATAAAgattgatttcattctttttaataagtCCATGATTTTGCAGTGtattgcatacatatatatactatgtttttattttttaactagtcTCCCTGGAGCTGGTTGATTCTAGTTTGTTGCTCTTAAGTAACAATATCATCGGCATTCTTTTTAAGTATATCCATAGGGTAATTCCTACAAGTACATTTGCTCGTCAAAAGGTATATGaatttttacttatataaatatattgcCAGGTGTTTGTCCTGTCCTCACACCAGAGTTAGGGTTCCTGTTCCCCCACTCTCCCTGACAGAGGATGTCATGAGACTTTAACGTCCGCTAATCTCATGGGGGAAAAATGGTATCTCATACTGgttttgtttacagtttttaaattatagtctacttgggtttctttttgtgtgaactGCCTGTTACAGATTGATTTATGCGAACTCTTATCTAAATTAAAGAAATCCACTTTTCATTGTTTATGTTTGTcatttttcccagtttgtcatttttcctttgactttATGATGTTTTCAAACAAAAGCTTAACATTTTTAAGTggcaaatttatttttcccttgtgacttcttttttttttttggtgagtaagactggccctgagctaacatctgtgccagtcttcctctattttctatgt encodes:
- the ANKRA2 gene encoding ankyrin repeat family A protein 2 isoform X2, encoding MATSANLDVGARLIVEECPASYNLTGVPDVKREQPLDASAEEGSAQGVAMGMKFILPNRFDMNVCSRFVKSLNEEDSKNIQDQVNSDLEVASVLFKAECNIHTSPSPGIQVRHVYTPSTTKHFSPIKQSTTLTNKHRGNEVSTTPLLANSLSVHQLAAQGEMLYLATRIEQENVINHTDEEGFTPLMWAAAHGQIAVVEFLLQNGADPQLLGKGRESALSLACSKGYTDIVKMLLDCGVDVNEYDWNGGTPLLYAVHGNHVKCVKMLLENGADPTIETDSGYNSMDLAVALGYRSVQQVIESHLLKLLQNIKE
- the ANKRA2 gene encoding ankyrin repeat family A protein 2 isoform X1, with protein sequence MNSFLTSKFQEYTGYQSYKTKRKSSRNVLIIETTVEIMATSANLDVGARLIVEECPASYNLTGVPDVKREQPLDASAEEGSAQGVAMGMKFILPNRFDMNVCSRFVKSLNEEDSKNIQDQVNSDLEVASVLFKAECNIHTSPSPGIQVRHVYTPSTTKHFSPIKQSTTLTNKHRGNEVSTTPLLANSLSVHQLAAQGEMLYLATRIEQENVINHTDEEGFTPLMWAAAHGQIAVVEFLLQNGADPQLLGKGRESALSLACSKGYTDIVKMLLDCGVDVNEYDWNGGTPLLYAVHGNHVKCVKMLLENGADPTIETDSGYNSMDLAVALGYRSVQQVIESHLLKLLQNIKE
- the ANKRA2 gene encoding ankyrin repeat family A protein 2 isoform X3, translated to MNSFLTSKFQEYTGYQSYKTKRKSSRNVLIIETTVEIMATSANLDVGARLIVEECPASYNLTGVPDVKREQPLDASAEEGSAQGVAMGMKFILPNRFDMNVCSRFVKSLNEEDSKNIQDQVNSDLEVASVLFKAECNIHTSPSPGIQVRHVYTPSTTKHFSPIKQSTTLTNKHRGNEVSTTPLLANSLSVHQLAAQGEMLYLATRIEQENVINHTDEEGFTPLMWAAAHGQIAVVEFLLQNGADPQLLGKGRESALSLACSKGYTDIVKMLLDCGVDVNEYDWKMELTQQLKPTPDIILWI